GCAAAAGCTGGAAACATTAATACAGCCCTGCGTCGAACAGGTGGCGATCTGGTTCTGATTCTAGACTGTGACCATATTCCAGTCCGTCATTTTCTCAAGGATACTGTTGGATTTTTCTACAATCCCAAAGTCTCACTCGTTCAGACACCGCACTGGTTTTATAACCCTGATCCGTTCGAGCGGAACTTGCAGACGGGCGGTAAAATTCCAGTGGGTAACGAACTATTTTACAAAGTGCTACAGAAAGGAAATGACTTTTGGAACGCGGCTTTCTTCTGTGGGTCTGCTGCGGTTGTCAGAAAATCACACCTGTTGGAAGTGGGTGGGATTGCAGTTGAAACTGTGACAGAAGACTGTCATACCTCACTGCGTTTACATTCTCTAGGGTATGAATCGGTTTACTACGACAGAATTATGGTGGCGGGACTCGCTCCAGAGAAATTTTCAGCTTATGTCGGTCAACAGATTCGATGGGCACGGGGAATGGCACAAATTCTTCGGCTTGAGAACCCATTGTTCAACCCGAAACTGAAATTATCGATCGGGCAACGAATCTGTTATTTCAGTGCCACCTCACACTTCTTCTATGGGTTTCCTCGATTGATGTATGCGCTGGCTCCCGCGATGTTTCTCGTATTCGGTATTAATCCAATTCGAGGATTGGGGATTGAAACTTTAGCGTATGCACTTCCTCACTTCTTCGTGTCAATCTACGCTAACTACATCACTTACAAGAATGTTCGCTTCTCCTTCTGGAATGAAATTTATGAGTTTGCGATGTCATACCATGCTGGAGTTGTGACGATGCTGGCGGTGTTGAATCCGAGGTTGGGAAGCTTTAACGTGACTGATAAAGGATTGTCTGTCACTAAGCGGAGCTTTGACTGGGGATCAGCGAAAGCATTGCTGATTGTGGCATTATTGGTGACGGCTGGAGTTGCCGCAGTTCCGTTTTGGTTGATTCTGCGCCCTCAAGACTCTGAGGCTGTGTTAGTCAATATGGTTTGGAGCTTCTTTAATCTGGCTCTGATTGTGTCAGCGTTATTAGTAGCATTGGAACAACCGCAATTAAGACGGGCACATCGGCTCGATCGCAAATTATCCGCAGTGCTTTACACCAATGGTGCAGTGATTCAAGGACGCACCCTGAATGTGAGTGAAACGGGTTGCCAATTAATGGTGGATCATTGGGCAGATTTTCTCGAAGATGCGGAAATTGAATTAATTGGGGATTACGGAGGGAGAGCGTTTGTCAAAGGACAGATTATTCGTGTCGTTCCTGTGAATGAAACTCAGGCGAGTTTATCGATCGAGTTTATCGATCTCACCCGCGCTCAACTGGATGCCCTTAGCGTTGTGATTTATTCTGATGTGCGTGAGTGGTATTCGCAGCAACGGGAAAACGTGGATGATCCGCTGGAATCGTTCAAATTTATTCTGGGTAGTTTGACGCGCTCGTTTAGACAGCGCAATCCTGAACCGAGCAATGTGACGAGAGTTCGTAAGGAAATTCGCGCTCATGCTCAGTTGTATTGGAGAGGGCAATTCTATTCAGGAGTGGCGACTCGGATTAGTAACCGTAGCTTGCAATTAGAGATTCAATCCGGCGAGATCGAAGATGTGAAGCTGCTGAGCTATTACCAACCGCTCGTTGGCCTGCTCTTGAGTCAAACGGCAGATGAATGTTTGCCGAACCGATTGTTAGCGAAGGTAGAACAGATTGAGGTAATTGATGATCGCACTGTGATCGAGTTGCGCTTTCCAAATCAAATGATGCAGCGACAGGAAGAAAAAATCAAACAACTTGTCGATACTTTGAATTAGTTTGATTTGGCATCGATGGGAAGACCTTGATTGGAGATGAATCAAGGTCTGTTACTTTTTATTTCCTGCGTACCGGATTGGTTCGTCGGACTAGAGCATCTGCTGTAACCGCAAGAACGAGAACTGCTCCTTGAACAATGTTCTTCACGCTTTGATCTTGGCTTAAAAAGTCGAGTCCATCCTATAAGATACGGATGACCAATGCGATGCTCTATCAGAAATTCCCAAGGGACTAGATCAAGCATTACGGCCAGAATCAGCCATGCCTCGATCGCCATGGTGAGAGCATGGGATCAGAGTTCATTAATCGCTCGCACTCTCTTCCATTTCCGCTACGGATAGGGACGGGTTTGGAGTTCCCCGCCGCGGTGCGATCGGGAACGTAGAAAATCGAGGTGGTAACACTTAGGATGAGAGGTGGTAACGCTACTAAAGCCTTGTACTTACTGGCTTCCACTAATTGCGCTCTGCTAATCAAGATTGTATCTGTTACCACCTGCTACCACCATGATTTTAGAGGTGGTAGCAGGTGGTAACGTTGCTTCTATTGGCTTTTGGCCTTCTGTTACCACCGTTACCACATCTTTTTATAAATCAAAATTTTATTGGGCTTAGATTTCATTGGTTCGATACTGGTATGGCTGTTATTGCAAACTCCGAAACTTCCTGTTTACAGAAGGTATAGAGAATAACTTTTCTCAATGGCATTGAGAAGGTCAGGAGTTCGACTCCCCTTAGCTCCATACTCTGAAAACGTTGATATAGACGGCTTTGTGACTTGACCTGCTTCATCGACGTAAACTTGACGGGACGGTTCAATCAAAGCAAGCTGTTGCAGAAATTTCGCTCGTTTCACTTCAT
This genomic window from Cyanobacteria bacterium FACHB-DQ100 contains:
- the bcsA gene encoding UDP-forming cellulose synthase catalytic subunit — its product is MTNSTPSKRYRSKGQRVLGWFVDLIPTFFDRLLQKNSASQLVLLMSVLLVLSVPLIVTPLEIWQQGVVAVIMVGLGWAVTDIEHKHAKGQASEYLHLFMVWLSLITTFRYLYYRTNYTLNLTTGWLDTTCSVLLFLAELYAILTLALAFFQTLKLKERKPVDLSTLPEKQWFKVDIYIPTYSEDVEIVRKTALGALAIDYPADKKKVYILDDGRAEKFRERREQLRQMCKELGCTLLTRDNNDHAKAGNINTALRRTGGDLVLILDCDHIPVRHFLKDTVGFFYNPKVSLVQTPHWFYNPDPFERNLQTGGKIPVGNELFYKVLQKGNDFWNAAFFCGSAAVVRKSHLLEVGGIAVETVTEDCHTSLRLHSLGYESVYYDRIMVAGLAPEKFSAYVGQQIRWARGMAQILRLENPLFNPKLKLSIGQRICYFSATSHFFYGFPRLMYALAPAMFLVFGINPIRGLGIETLAYALPHFFVSIYANYITYKNVRFSFWNEIYEFAMSYHAGVVTMLAVLNPRLGSFNVTDKGLSVTKRSFDWGSAKALLIVALLVTAGVAAVPFWLILRPQDSEAVLVNMVWSFFNLALIVSALLVALEQPQLRRAHRLDRKLSAVLYTNGAVIQGRTLNVSETGCQLMVDHWADFLEDAEIELIGDYGGRAFVKGQIIRVVPVNETQASLSIEFIDLTRAQLDALSVVIYSDVREWYSQQRENVDDPLESFKFILGSLTRSFRQRNPEPSNVTRVRKEIRAHAQLYWRGQFYSGVATRISNRSLQLEIQSGEIEDVKLLSYYQPLVGLLLSQTADECLPNRLLAKVEQIEVIDDRTVIELRFPNQMMQRQEEKIKQLVDTLN